The segment TTATTGCCACAACCCTTGATAGTAAATATTGACGGTACGAACATCATGTCATCACCCGCTCTCATAGATGAGGTCATTATAACTGGGAGCTTGTTGTAAGGAACCACATGTTTCGGTTCACATTACTGCCGCCATTGCCATCATTCCCGCACACCAATTTCAAAAAAGCCGAGGAGCAACATACTTAAACTGCCAATCATTACAAAGCAAGGATTAATGACATAAAATTTGTGATACACACAAATGACACTTGTACTTGGAAACCAAAGGCTATCAAATGTTGTCTGTAAACATGTGTTAATACTGTCTTGTCAACATTTAAATTTCATTTTGAGATTATAGCAAATTTTTATTCTAAATCCAAATTTCcataaaaaacttcaaaaaaacTGTCCTCAATTTGATTAAAGGACAAGGCTCATTTAGACAATTTGTCTGCCTCTGTGTTACCCTCCCTCTGATATGGCTAACCATGACTTCTTCAAAGTATTCAAATCCTCTAAAATTAGTGAAATAAAATTTTGCAGATTGCATGCTTTAATTTGACCATTTTTTATGGCTTGGATTATGATCAGTGAATCCCCTTCCAAATGTAGGTTTTTAATCCCCATATTCCTAGCACATCGAGTTGTCATCCAAGCTGCATAAGCTTTTGCTTCATTGTTGGTGCCCTGTTTAATATGTTGAGCTCCCAATTTTACAATGTTACCACTGTGGTCCCAAAACACCACTCCCACACCTGACAGACCCCCTCCACATTGAGTAGCCCCATTGAAATTGGCTTTGATCCACCCCTTCTAGGGTGGAGCCCATAATGTGGGTGAGTTTCACTTCTTGCTTATCCTCCTAGAAGGCCAGGCCCCATGCCTTATTTTGACATTAGGCGATGCTTTTTGTATTTTCATGTCCTCTATGGTAAATAGGTTTCTTGCAGAGTCCATATGAGAAGCTGCAGCCCCCAAAGTTTCCTCAATTGCCTGGTCAAGTCTACTAAACAACCTCCTGACATCCTCAACCTTATCCTGGAGGATACTAcaatttctttccttccagatttcCCATATCACAAGTGATGGTCATATGTTCCATATACTTGAGAATGTTGATTTCTTGTTTAGTCTTGGCCAACTATTAAAAACATATTTGAGAGAATTTGGCATTGGGCCTTGCCACTGCAATTTGCCTTTCACCATATACCAACATTTCTGCGCTATCTTGCATTTTAACAAAAGGTGGTCAAGATCCTCTTCAACTTCCCCACACATTAAACACTTGGTCGGTCCTGCCAAACCAAGCTTTTTCCTCCTTTCACCCGTAAGTATTCTCCCTTTTAGAGCCAACCTTGCAAACGTACCTGTTTTGGGTAAACAATGTTTGTGCCAAATTAAATCATTAGCTGATATGTTGTCTTCCACCATGCCTTCCAGAAGCCTATAGCCTAATTTAACCGAGTAGTTCCCATTTTTAGAACCACCCCAAATAACTTTGTCCTAACCTTTTGTGAGGTAAATCTTTCTCTGATCCAAAACATGTTTTAAATGAATTTGTTGTTGTTTCGATAGACCTATGTCTAAGAGGTCTTTCTAGCACCAGACTTCACCCAAGTGACTTTTTTTAGTCACCGACTAGTCACTGACCTTGTCACCTCGGATCCTGCATAGATGTGATTTTATATCTGAAAAATCAGCCATGTGTTTTATAACTGGCTAAGCCGCCCAAGAGTCATCCCAAAATTTAGCTAACTTTCCATTACCAATGTGCCATGTAAGGTGTTCTGTAAGAACTTTCCTGCTACTCACTATGAAGTTCCAAATTGCAGATCCCCTGGTGGGGTTTTTGATTGTGAAGATTTTGTGATTCTGCATTGAGTCCAAATATTTGGCCCTCATAACTTTAACCCATAGTTGATTTGGGTTAGCATAGATGCTCCAAGAGAGTTTAGCTCCCAAAGCCTCATTCATGATTTGCCAATTCCTAAGCCCAACACCACCCTTCACTTTCGAACTGCAGAGTTTTTCCTAGGCCAACAGAGGGATTTTATCTTGCTCATTAGCTCCATTCCAGaagaatttcctcattttctatttGATCACATAAATGATTTTACTGGGAATTTTTAggcatttcattgaaaatataggGATGGTAGAGACAACTGTTTTTAACATTAAAAATTTGCTTGCTAAAGTCAACCATTTACTTTTCCATCCCTCCAATCTATGGAAGCAGCTCTCTACCAATTTTTTCCAAATTGCTGACTTATTTGTGCCTCCAAATAGGGGAACACCTAAAAATTTGCTTGGTAAAGTTCCCAACTTCATGCCAAGTATGTTGCTGATTTCCCTTTGTTTAAAAGGTGGAGTATTGAAGAAAAATATCTCAGATTTGAGCCAGTTGACTTTATGACCTGACACTTGTTCATATTTATCTATCACATGTTTTACTACTCGAGATTCCCTTGCTAAAGCCTCTCCAGCCAGAAAAGTATCATTAGCGAATTGTAGGCGAGTCAAAGGATCCGTCGTTGCAACAATCATTATACCCTTCCAACGGCCAACTCTGCAATCTTTGGAAATCATATGCCCGAATACCTCTGcgataataataaacaaaaaaggagatagTGGGTCCCCCTATCTTAAACCCTTGTTAGATGAGAAGAAACCCTGAGGCTCCCATTGATAAGAACTGAGAACCTAGGGGATTTGATACAACTTTCTATCCAGGCTATCCAATCCGGGTCAAAACCAAATTTTGCTAGGACTTTTAAGAGGAAATCTCTATTAACTTCGTCATAGGCTTTCCTTATATCTACTTTTATCATCATATTCTCCTTCTTAGATAAACAGATGGAGTGAATTTCCTCATGTGCCAATATAATACCTTCATATATCGATCTCCTAGGAGCAAAACCACTCTGTTCCGGGGAGATAACATCTTCCAAAATACATTTTAACCTATTTTCTATCACCTTAGAAATCACTTTGTAGATTGTGTTGCACGAAGAGATGGGCCTGAAATCATAGAAGGTAGATATGTTTTCCTTTTTTGGAATCAGTGCTATGAATGTATTGTTAAAATCCTTAAGGATAAAACCACCTGTTCTTGAATCCTCCACTACTTCCCATAGATCATTTGCcagaatatcccataaatattgaaagaaaagagATGGGAACCCATCTAACCCTGGGGCTTTGTTTGCTCCCATGCCAAAAACTGCAGCCTTTACCTCCTCCAGCGACACAGTCCTGAGTAACATTTTGTTATGTTGTTCCTTCACGCAGGTAGGTATGATGTCCATGATAGAATGCAAATCATGGTCTGCCATTGCCTCTCCATTGAAAGAGCTTGAGAAGTAGTTCACAACCTCTCTATTAATGGATTTCCATTTTGTTAGCGACTCCCCCTCCATATTGTGTATTGAAAAGATCTTGTTAAAATTTCTCCTTACCTTTGTAGAGTTGTGGAAAAATTTGGTATTCCTATCATCCTCCTTCAGCCATGTTTCACGAGATTTATGCCTCCAAAAAGTTTCTTCTCTTGCTAAGACTTTAGAGTACACCTTATTTAGTTgtttctctctcaagaaggaagATTCATCCATGCCTTGTAGAATaatttgtttgtgaagattttttAACTCTTCCTCTAAACCCAATTTCTCATTGAAAATGTTTTTGAAAGACTCTTTATTCcacttttttaatcattttttcacAAATTTGAGTTTTTTGAAGAACATAAAAGATTTGTTGTCGGGACTTTCGGGGGACTGTTTCCACCATATCTCCACCAAAGATCTTAAATTGTTATCCCTCAACCACATAGATTCAAATTTGAGAGGGCATCTATCAGGGGCTTTTTCATCCTGAATTTAGATGCCAATGGGATAATGATATGATCCCGTGAAGGGTAGAACATCATCAATACACATCCACGGGTGAGAAGACCAGTCACCTGCTACAAAAATCTGTCAAGTCTTTCTACGATGTTTAAGAAGCCACTTCTTTTGTTTGTCCACATGTATTCCCTAGTTTTGAAAGGGATTTCTATTAAACCCAACTCTGTGATGAAAGAGCTAAAATCTAAGTTACTTTGCCTCAACCAACCATTGCCACCCATTTTGTCAGATGGTCTAATCAAAGCATTGAAATCCCCACCTACAAGGAAAGGTGTTTCGGTATCCTGTTTAATGCATTCAAAGATATGATTCCACAACTATTTTTTTAAGGAGGGGCTATTTGGTCCGTAGACATTGATTAAAAACAATTGTAGCCGAAGTTGCTTCGAGAAAATTCACACCCACTGCCACCAGTTTCCCTATCTCATACTACTGACTTCCACTAAAGACTCATTCCATAAAATGGCTAAACCACCCAAGGCTCCTTGAGCTTCAACTAAGACACATTTCCATTTTTTAAATCTACTATAAAAGgtatcaaaatcttcagacttaATTTTGGTTTCCTGTAAGCAAACAAGATCCAGGCGAAACTGATCAAGGCATCTCTTAATTAGTTTAaccttgtcaggggcattgcaacCCTTTACATTCCACAAAAGGAACCTCATTGCTTCTGGGAAGAGACCACGTCCCTTCCCGATCTAAGTCTGAGTTTGGTTTGTCCAGCAGCACTACCTGCAATCTCCAGTCTAACTCTGTTGGATTTAGGTCCTCTTTTCTTACTTTCACCTGTCTTTACTTTAGCATTTTAAGCCAAATTCATTTCTAGAGTTCTCCTGTCTGAAACCCCTCCTATAGCAAGATGCCCTATATCATCCTCTCCCTctggattatcaaatagatctccCTCGGAGTCTGACGAAACCATGTCACCTCCACTATCTTTCACCCCTTCAAAGGATGCATCTAGGTTTCAGATGGGAGAGATTTGAATGTCCTTAAAGAGCATTTCCTCCACAATCTGATCAACTGTTAGCAGTGGAGAAGAAATCCTATAATCTTGTAAGTGTGTTCGTTCTTGAGGCACCTCATTATGTTCTCTAGGCATGTCCTCCACCCGAGTCTCTGGGACCATCGTCCCTTCCTCATTTGCTATGGTGACAACTTGAGTTTCTTGTGGGGACAAGTTGACTTCATTTCCAAGAAGGTTAGCATTTCGCTTATGTTTCCCCGTTGAGGTTATATCCAGAGCACTTAAACCAGTATCAGGGACCCAGTTGTTCACCACTACACCCTTCGCATTACTCTGCATTTGAGGATCACTTCCTTGGCTTTGGATCTCTCTAAACCAAGAATCTGATCCGACTGTGTTTGTTAGGGGTTCCACTTGCATTGTAGATGATTTAGatgcaaataaatcataaataaGCCCTTTTCTAGAACAAAAAGAGACTTCTGTGTTCAGATCAAACCCATATCCCTTCCTAAATTTCTGCAATACATCCCAATCCAAGGCTTCCTATTGATGTTCCCAATCTTTGGATTCTGATAGTCTGATTATGTCCTCCGCCAAACCATCATGAACTTTAGACTTTCCTTTGTCTCTGATTTTACAATCCCCTTTAGCATGAGCAAAGGAATTGTAGTCTAAGCATGATGCCATCCTTTCTTCAAGGACCACCTTCTGCGCCCAGATCCCCAAACCAATTTTGATTTCTATTATGTCTGATAAGTGATGCACCAGATCCCAATCAATGCATATCCGTGATACCATACTGAAATCCGTAGGGTCTATAAATTCCTCAGCTTTTCTAAAAATTCCTAGATTTTCCCCTATTCTCCTTAGGGTTTCTGTGTTCTTGTATCCATGAGGCAACCCTAGAAATTTAATCCATAATGGTACCCTATTGATGGTTTCTGCATTTGGGTTGAAATTTGGCTTCCATTTGAAAATGTTAAAACCTTTTCCATCCATAAAGAAAGGTCCATTGTCAAGAATCCAATCCCTATCCATACTAGACGGGCATATAACTAGGAAAAAACCATTTTCTATTGTTTTCAGTTCTACACCCTCCCCCCAAATAGAATCACACCATGCCTTGATTTTTAACAAAGACGACCATGAGCCTCCTATTTCAGAAAGAGTGCATGTTCATTAAGAAATCTAATATTTTCACCCCATTCATCATTCAAGATTTCAATATTCAGAACTCTATTGTAGATTGAGTTTGGGCATACCTCTAAAACTTTTGCAGCTTCCCTCAAAGGCTTTGGCTTCCAAAATTTCTCTTGcatcatcttgaaatccatcttCTGACGGTTGTTTAGAGCCTCATACCCTCTGAAACTGGCGTTGTTCCAAACCCTATCATTTCATTTATTTCCTCCCGCCATCATCTTCCTTTGTTGCACAGTCTCCTGACCCTTCCATGTCCAAGACTGGTTTCTGAAATCTGGGTGGGTGTCTCTGAAGTAGCCATGATTTCCTTTCCTGTTCCGAGGCCATTTTCCATTGAGCCGGCCACTGTAGTTGAAACCCTCATGGCATCTGAAACCCTGCCAAGGTCTATCCACCATCGTTTTTAATGGGTGTCGAATGTTAAAACTTCcaattttattaattatgttatAGTCCTCCATTaacaattaattatttaaatttccccccttcttctattaaatacataaaatacacaatttgaatatttaattcatGTTGTCTTTTCCTCTTAATtccctcatagaattaattaattctattttcccacatgtctcctaactctaaccctcatgtaacccttcttctagcctaacccTCTTGGttaaccataggttttagtcaaccttatcccttagccctcaccatatgtgtgcacttaaatttcctaaaatttggggaaatatctttgaatttggggaaatttcctaaaatttgggaaaatatcctaTAGATCTTAAAAAGTGGAAAAATCTCCAAATTTGGAATAGAATCTTCCTATTTGGGTTTCTCTatcccaaataggcatgtgtccttaaggacacatgtcattccttccaaTGACACTTGTCCTTCCCAAGGACACGTGCCATTTtcatccatgacacttgcccttcttaGGGACAAGTGTCTCATTCTCGTGCCTCTCCATCTCCCAACTTGgcctatttaatcccctcattttccttcataatccatccactttcattttcattctATCATAATGCAGAATTGTTTACTCACCTTTTGCACATGCACATCCACTTAGCATACATCCTTGCATCCCATTTTAGCTTAATCTTAATCTTGCATTTATCTTCATGGAGTGAAATCGAGCATCTATCAAATAacaagcacacatcaaatcaaatttaAGGACAAATCCTCATCAAAAGGAGCTATTAAGTTTGCATTTTCTTGCTTATTAATTGTCTTTTTAGCTTTTTTTTTATCATCAAATCTTGAGTGTTTTTCTTGTTGATTGTGTAGTTAGATTGTTAAAATAGCTTTTCAATCATTTTATTGCTCACATTTTCACGTACATGGAGACTAATGTAGATAAGTCTACAATCATGAAACATATACATCTATAGAGGGGATTCCTGATAATTCACTTGATGAGTAGGCAATCAATTCCTGAGTTGATTTATGTGGTAGTGTGGAAGAAACAGGGTTGGGTACATATTGTATTCATGAATAAAATGAAATCATTCCTCTTATCATGAAGCTTCAAGAAGGGAATGATGTTATATGGtagctatactttgatgggtcaagGAGAAAAAGCGCTTTTGGTGCTAGTGTaactatgtttttcaatttaaaaaaaatggtATTTCTTTTCATTTAGGTTTCAATTCAGACATGCTAACAATATGGTTGAGTATGAGCCCTTGATTTAGTGGATTCAACTTACATAGAAGAAGGGAATCAAGGCATTGCAAGTATTTCATGATAGTGAGTTGATTGTTTACCAATTTATAGGTGAAATGCCTTAAAAAACTTGTTGAAGGTTTATAAGAATAGAGTATGAGACCCAATTGAATATTTTGATccatttggcatccaaattgtccCTAGGAGAAGAATAAAGATGTTGACAAGCGTACAATAGTATGGGTAGAATTTGACATACCAAACAATATCATAAGCAATAATGAATAGCACATTGAACTAGTGATAAGACCTACTATCTCTAATAATGTCATGAGTTAGCAAGTTTTTGAGAATGACTAACAAATTGCTCACTTTTTAGTGGAAGATGTAAAATTTTGTATTAAAAATCAATTAAAACTACATAAGCAATATGGTGACCAAGTCATTCAATTGAAAACAAATAAGCTTCCTAAGGTGTTAATCACTTTGGAGAGCATATTTAAGAGCAATGATCAATTGACAAAATAAAATATGAATATGTATATCAAGAAAAATACTATGAATAGTTTGAAATGGCAAGATATAAGGTTTTGAAGGTTGGAGAGGCATGTAAAAAAGTTGAAATATAAGCTTTATTTTATCTTTGTAAATAATATGATGATATTTTTACATGTACATGcaaatatcttaagggttttgatCCTAACTTGGCCCAACATATTATTGAACTAGACCCAAATGTAAAATATGCTAGGAAAAATCAAAGTCCCATCAATCCAAATATTGAAATATTGATGCAAAATGAGTTGTCTAAACTTTTAGATGATAGCATTATTTATCCAATTAAACACTCATCTTCGATAGACAACCTAGTTCCTattaggaaaaagaatggggagatcaagttttttttggattttagagACCTTAATAGAGAATCTCTCAATGGCGGTTACCCACTCacatccatgaaactgatactacAAATAGTAGCTATAGATAAAAATATCTCCTTGTTAAATGACTATGCAAGCTACAACCAAATTCTTTTTCAAGAATCAAATTAGTTCAAAATGGTCTTTGCCATCAAATCGGGCACCATGGCTTATAAaaagatgccttttgggttgattaaaTCTAGTGCAACCTTCCAAAGGGAAATGAAAATTGACTTTAAGGGGTTAACTAATGACATAAttctaatatattttaattatttaactattttTCAAAACATGCACATGAGCATTTAGATTATTTGATGAGAGTTTTGGAAAGGTGTAGGGAATTCCATGTGTCATGAACTCCAAATAAGTGTGTGTTTGTTGTCCAAGAAGGAAAATTGTTGGTACATGTAGTCTAAAAATATGGTTTGTCCATTGATCCAAAAAGGTGTGGGTGCAAATTTGTCTCTTTATATTCTAGCCCAAAAGAAAGGTTTGCAAAGTTTTCttgggaaaaatatttttttaaggatatttattccatatttttttgCATGAATTAGCTAAACCTCTTACTTCAATCCTTAATAAGAACATTGCATTCTATTGCACCAATGAAGGCAAGGATAGTTTTGAGGCAATTAAGCAAGTCActtctcaagatcttacatttttttatcctaacttcaaaacgGACTTCATTATTTATGCATTTGGAGTTGAAGAAAGTATATCAACCATCTTGACTCAACAAATTAATGTCCAAATAGAATTATAATTTCTTTGTTAAACCAACCATTCAAGAAGTGTGAATTCAAGTATAGTTTTATTGAAAATAGAGTCCTTTTTGTTGTTATATAACTTAAGAAGTTTATctctccacctcttaatcctagcccttcattttctAAGGTACTATCTATATAAGAGGATAATTTCATCCTTAAAACCCTAATCACTCAATCAATAAATTCTTATGCAACCTTTAATAGCAATCATTCAAGCATTTatacaaccacaatccgttctttgttaagctcttgtgcacaattcaaaatctgagagcaactatatcaagcaagatcaatgaaaaTAGTAAATAATGGAGATGAAaacctactaagcatgtgaatggtataatctttcatattttatatgttttgcatgttttaggttcttcattggtgtatggtgaatttcACTGTAGAACTAGAGTTTTATGTGGTTAaatttttatttgcttttacaatagttttgaattcccaatttcattgtatacattttggcatgc is part of the Cryptomeria japonica chromosome 10, Sugi_1.0, whole genome shotgun sequence genome and harbors:
- the LOC131859102 gene encoding uncharacterized protein LOC131859102; translation: MADHDLHSIMDIIPTCVKEQHNKMLLRTVSLEEVKAAVFGMGANKAPGLDGFPSLFFQYLWDILANDLWEVVEDSRTGGFILKDFNNTFIALIPKKENISTFYDFRPISSCNTIYKVISKVLFGERMEATFTFQMQKQEKAFYGPVENQRLKLLLKCLSKEVIRAVQGTLGYFFQQATHRWKCNVDIAMMILAWGLELGIVEEDIHWVMNYLFEHELISGMDSIL